The Thiomicrorhabdus lithotrophica DNA segment TTTACGTAATGGACGTTTTGAGTTATCAGCATCTGGCTCACCTACATCTTCGTAACGCCACTCATCAAATAAGTTAGGCCCAAAACCAGTGCGTTTGATTGATTTTAAAAACTGCTTTGGAATAATGGCATCGGTGTCTACATTAGCACGATCCATAGGTGCCACAATGGCGGTCTTTTTTACAAACTTTTCCATTTTATCTCTCCGCTATTGTCTATTAAAGGTAGTCACGAACATCAACAAAGTGACCTGCAACCGCAGCTGCTGCTGCCATCTCTGGACTAACTAAGTGAGTTCGCCCACCCGCACCTTGACGACCTTCAAAGTTACGGTTTGAAGTAGATGCACAATGTTTACCCGTTGGTAACTTATCCGCATTCATTGCTAAACACATAGAACAACCTGGGTTACGCCATTCAAAACCAGCCTCAATAAAGATTTTATCTAATCCCTCTTGTTCAGCCTGCTGTTTAACCAATCCTGAACCTGGAACAACCAAAGCCTGTTCAACTTTATCTGAAATTTTTCGGCCTTTCAAAACGGCGGCTGCAGCACGAAAATCTTCAATACGTGAGTTTGTACAAGAGCCAATAAACACATAATCTACCGGAATATCTTTAATTGGCATATCGGCTTCTAAGCCCATGTACTTTAAAGCCCTTTCAATACCACCAGCCTTAACGGGATCAGCTTCATTGGATGGATTTGGCACTTTACCATTAACATCTAACACCATTTCTGGTGAGGTTCCCCACGAAACCTGTGGTTCAATTTTTGAACCATCTATTTCAACAACCTTATCAAATACAGCGTCTTCGTCAGACTTTAAGTCCATCCAAGCGATTACCGCCGCGTCCCAATCATCACCTTTCGGTGCGTATGGTCGACCCTGAACATATTCAACTGTTTTTTCATCTACGCCAACAAGGCCTACACGAGCACCGGCTTCAATCGCCATATTACACACCGTCATACGCCCTTCAACAGACATATCACGGAATACTTGGCCACCAAATTCCATTGCATGACCATTACCACCAGCAGTACCAATTTTACCTATAATCGCTAAAACCACGTCTTTTGGGGTAACACCAGGCTGAAGCTTGCCATCAACCTTGATTAACATGTTTTTCATTTTCTTCTGAATCAAACACTGAGTAGCGAGTACGTGCTCTACTTCAGAAGTACCAATACCGTGAGCCAAAGCTCCTAAAGCGCCATGTGTTGCAGTATGTGAATCACCACATACCACCGTCATACCAGGTAAAGTCGCCCCCTCTTCAGGACCAACAACATGCACAATTCCTTGACGAATATCGCCCATACCAAATTCAGTAATCCCAAATTCACGAGCATTCATACCTAAAGTGACTACTTGAATACGTGAAACAGGGTCAACAATTGATTCAGCACCACCAGTCAACTCTGTAGTAGGAACATTGTGATCACACGTTGCCAAGTTAGTATCTATTCGCCATGGCTTACGGCCAGCCAAGCGCAGACCCTCAAACGCTTGCGGTGAAGTTACTTCGTGCAGTAATTGACGATCTATATAAATTAACGCCGTACCATCATCTTCTTGACGCACAATGTGTGCATCCCACAATTTGTCGTATAAAGTCTTTGCTGACATCGATCTAAACCCAACCTACGTAAAGAGACCTACAATTAATACAGAGGTCTCGTAAAATAAAAAATAGTGGCAAATTATATCACTTCATCTTTTATTCGACATAGTAAAATAGGCTCACAAAGTCTTAAATCAATCGAAAAGGAAGTAAAAAATGAGTTATTCGGTCAAAGAAGTATTCTACTCCCTGCAAGGAGAAGGATTTCATAGTGGACGACCTGCTATTTTTTGCCGAATGAGCAAATGCAACCTTTGGACCGGAAGAGAGGCTGATCGCGCTGAAGCCGTTTGCCAATTTTGTGATACCGACTTTATTGGTACCGATGGTCAAAATGGCGGCAAGTTCGTGGATGCAGAAACACTCTGCCAACACTTATTGCAGTTCTGGCCTCAAGACACTTTAGCAAAGCCTTTTGTTGTTCTAACTGGTGGTGAGCCACTGCTTCAAGTAGATAATACACTCATTCAAGCCTTGCACTCCCACCAGTTTGAAATAGCTGTGGAAACGAACGGCACGAAAAGCGCACCGGCCGATATTGACTGGATTTGTATGAGTCCAAAAGCCAATGCCCCAATTATTTTAGACTGCGGCCATGAATTAAAACTGGTTTACCCACAACCAGATTTGATGCCAGAAAAAGTGGCCAACCTAGATTTTGAATACTTCTATCTCCAACCTATGGACGATAAAGATCCAGAGGTAAGTCAAAACAATATTAAACAGGCGGTAGATTATTGCTTAAAGAATCCACAATGGCACTTAAGTTTACAAACTCATAAGTTACTAGGGATTGATTAGCTTACTCACTGCTTATGAGTAGCTGACCTAAATTTAGAGTGAATATCGATAAAACAGCACAATACACCAGGCCTGGTAACTTACAATAGCGCTTAAAAAATCCTCAAAGGCATAAAATGCAAACAAATAACGACATACAAGAAGCAATTACAATCGAAAACCTCTCGCATGATGGCCGAGGTATCGCTCGTATTGAAGGTAAGACTGTATTTATTGCCAACACCGTTCCAGGCGACATCATCAGTTTGCGCATTACAAAACAACAAGACAAATATGACGAAGCTGAGTTAATTAACATTGAAACGCCATCTGCCGACAGAGTTGAACCTTTTTGTGCTTTATACAATCAATGCGGCGGTTGCCAACTGCAGCACGTTAGCATTGATGCTCAACGTCATTTCAAAGCAGAAAACTTCATTACCCGTTTAACCCAAGCAGTGAACTCTAAAAACTGCAAAATTAGTCCACCGCTAATTGGAAATGATAAAAACTACCGCAGACGTGCTCGCTTTGGCTTATCTATCAGCAAAAAAGACAAAATTGCTCGTTTAGGTTTTCGTGAAAAGGCCTCTAATGAGCTAATTGATATTGAACAATGTCCAATATTAACGCCTGGCCTAAATCAAGCCTTAGCAGAACAACGCCCCCTGCTATTAGAGCAAGCCAGCCGAGCCTATAAAGAGATTACCTTTGTTGAAGCCGATAATGGCGTGTTTGTTACCAATAGCACCAGTGATGAACCTAGCAGCCTAGAACCTTGCTATAAAACTGAAGGCCTGAATATCCACTTTCCAGCAGATGGATTTATTCAGGTAAACAGCCTTCAAAATGAACAGATGATTAATCAAGCGATGAATTGGCTAGAACTAGAATCAAAACACAAAGTATTAGACTTGTTTTGTGGTGTAGGAAACTTTACTTTACCGATTGCGAAAAAGGTTAAAAGCGTTACAGGTATTGAAGGTTTAGCTGACTTAGTGGCAACCGCCTCAAGTAACGCAAGAACTAACGAAATAGACAATGCCGACTTTTTTAAAGCTGATTTGTTTGACGAATGTCACAAACTACCTTGGTTTAGAACCCAAAAGTACCACCGAGTATTGTTAGATCCAGGCAGACAAGGCGCATTTGAAATCAGTAAAGTTTTACACTTACTGAAAGCCGAAATTATCGTGTATGTCTCATGTAATGCTGCAACCTTAATTAGAGATATTCAAGAACTGGAAAAACAAGGTTATCAGCTTTACAAAGCAGGCCTGGTAGATATGTTTCCACATACAACTCATACAGAAGTCATGGTGCAACTTAAAAAAGCCAAACCACCTAAAAAGAAGAAATCAAATATCTTTCGCTTTTAGTAATAAAAACGTCAAAAGCGCACAATATTTAAATCGAGAGGCTCAAACGCCTCTTTTTTGTAGCTTTAATAAACAAACTCCATTTAATCAACGAGCTATAACCTATTAAATAGAATGTAGAACATTTCATGACTTAATGATATAGTTCAACTTAACAATTAAATTAGCCAAGACTAACTTTTTATTTAGCCAGTGATAATCTTAGCCAAAAGAACAATAAAAACATGAAGATAAATAACAAACCAACTTTAATTAACACCTTTATTTTAGGCTTAACCCTTTTTACGGCAAGCTTTACGAGTCAAGCACAACTTAATATCATTACCACCACAGGCATGATTGCTGACCTAGCCCAAAATATTGGCGGCAAACACGTTAAAGCAACCTCTCTTATGGGAACGGGCGTCGATCCGCACTTATATAAAGCCACACAAGGTGATTTAAGACGTCTGACCCGTGCAGACATTATTTTCTATAACGGCCTCCATTTAGAAGGCAAGATGCAAGAAATCTTCGAAAAGCTGGCTCGTAAGAAAACTGTCGTTGCCGTTGGTGCAAACATAGACCAAAACAAATTAATGCACCACGGCAGTTATCCTGACCCACATATTTGGTTTGACTTGAGCTTATGGCAACAAGCAGGGCAACGCGTATTAGAAACACTTCAAGAACAAGACCCAAAACATAAAGCAGATTATCAAAATCAAGCAGATGAATATCTAAAGCAAATGGCAGAACTAGACTCTTGGATCAAACAACAGATATTAGAAGTACCAGAAAACCAGCGAATTCTCATTACTGCGCATGATGCCTTCGGTTATTTTGGTAAAGCTTACGACATTAAAGTAATGGGACTGCAAGGCATTAGTACCGCAGCTGAATTTGGTCTTCAAGATATCAAAAAGCTAAAAAATGTCATCGTAAAAAACAATGTTAAAGCGGTCTTTGTAGAATCGAGTGTATCACCGCGTTTTATTGAATCTTTAGTCGCTGGTGTAACGGCCGAAGGTCATAAGGTTGTCATTGGTGGCGAGCTCTACTCTGATGCAATGGGACCTCAAGGCACACCAACCGATAACTACTTTGGCATGGTAAAACACAACGTGCAAACCATTGTTAATGCGTTAAGACAGTAAGTAGACTGTAAAAACCAAAAGCGATACTGAATAGCGCTATACATAAAGAAAAGAATTACTATTATGGCAAACAACTCAAACAGAACATCTCCTTTATCCGTTGAACATCTAAGTATGCGTTATCACCATAAACCAGTGTTAACGGATGTGAGCTTCAATATTCCAGAGGGAAAAAGTATCGCTATTGTAGGCCCGAATGGGGCTGGGAAATCGACATTACTTAAAGGCATTATGGGTTTAGAGCCAATGATTGAAGGCCAAGTGAACTTCTTTGGTCAATCATTAGACAAAAAGCGTCTATCTACCGCTTATGTACCGCAACGTGAAGAGATTGACTGGGATTTTCCCATAAACGTTATGGATGTGGTTTTAATGGGGCGTCATGGGCATTTAAAACTTTGGCAGCGTCCGTCTAACATTGACCGTCAAATTGCTGAAAAGGCCTTAAAAGACCTACAAATGTGGGACTTTAAAGACCGTCAAATCAGCCAGCTTTCAGGCGGACAGCAACAACGTGTATTTTTAGCGCGCGCGCTTGCACAACAAGCTAACCTTTACTTAATGGATGAACCTTTTGCTGGAGTGGATGTGGCAACTGAAAAAGCCATTATTGAACTGTTTAAAAACCTCAAGCAACAAGGCAAAACCATTATTTGTGTTCACCATGATTTAAATACAGTGGGCGAATATTTTGATTGGATTATCTTTATTAATGCTCGTTTGGTTGCCGCTGGGCCAGCAGAAGAAGTATTGACTAAAGAAAACCTAAATAAAACCTA contains these protein-coding regions:
- the leuC gene encoding 3-isopropylmalate dehydratase large subunit — protein: MSAKTLYDKLWDAHIVRQEDDGTALIYIDRQLLHEVTSPQAFEGLRLAGRKPWRIDTNLATCDHNVPTTELTGGAESIVDPVSRIQVVTLGMNAREFGITEFGMGDIRQGIVHVVGPEEGATLPGMTVVCGDSHTATHGALGALAHGIGTSEVEHVLATQCLIQKKMKNMLIKVDGKLQPGVTPKDVVLAIIGKIGTAGGNGHAMEFGGQVFRDMSVEGRMTVCNMAIEAGARVGLVGVDEKTVEYVQGRPYAPKGDDWDAAVIAWMDLKSDEDAVFDKVVEIDGSKIEPQVSWGTSPEMVLDVNGKVPNPSNEADPVKAGGIERALKYMGLEADMPIKDIPVDYVFIGSCTNSRIEDFRAAAAVLKGRKISDKVEQALVVPGSGLVKQQAEQEGLDKIFIEAGFEWRNPGCSMCLAMNADKLPTGKHCASTSNRNFEGRQGAGGRTHLVSPEMAAAAAVAGHFVDVRDYL
- the queE gene encoding 7-carboxy-7-deazaguanine synthase, producing the protein MSYSVKEVFYSLQGEGFHSGRPAIFCRMSKCNLWTGREADRAEAVCQFCDTDFIGTDGQNGGKFVDAETLCQHLLQFWPQDTLAKPFVVLTGGEPLLQVDNTLIQALHSHQFEIAVETNGTKSAPADIDWICMSPKANAPIILDCGHELKLVYPQPDLMPEKVANLDFEYFYLQPMDDKDPEVSQNNIKQAVDYCLKNPQWHLSLQTHKLLGID
- the rlmD gene encoding 23S rRNA (uracil(1939)-C(5))-methyltransferase RlmD — its product is MQTNNDIQEAITIENLSHDGRGIARIEGKTVFIANTVPGDIISLRITKQQDKYDEAELINIETPSADRVEPFCALYNQCGGCQLQHVSIDAQRHFKAENFITRLTQAVNSKNCKISPPLIGNDKNYRRRARFGLSISKKDKIARLGFREKASNELIDIEQCPILTPGLNQALAEQRPLLLEQASRAYKEITFVEADNGVFVTNSTSDEPSSLEPCYKTEGLNIHFPADGFIQVNSLQNEQMINQAMNWLELESKHKVLDLFCGVGNFTLPIAKKVKSVTGIEGLADLVATASSNARTNEIDNADFFKADLFDECHKLPWFRTQKYHRVLLDPGRQGAFEISKVLHLLKAEIIVYVSCNAATLIRDIQELEKQGYQLYKAGLVDMFPHTTHTEVMVQLKKAKPPKKKKSNIFRF
- a CDS encoding metal ABC transporter solute-binding protein, Zn/Mn family; this encodes MKINNKPTLINTFILGLTLFTASFTSQAQLNIITTTGMIADLAQNIGGKHVKATSLMGTGVDPHLYKATQGDLRRLTRADIIFYNGLHLEGKMQEIFEKLARKKTVVAVGANIDQNKLMHHGSYPDPHIWFDLSLWQQAGQRVLETLQEQDPKHKADYQNQADEYLKQMAELDSWIKQQILEVPENQRILITAHDAFGYFGKAYDIKVMGLQGISTAAEFGLQDIKKLKNVIVKNNVKAVFVESSVSPRFIESLVAGVTAEGHKVVIGGELYSDAMGPQGTPTDNYFGMVKHNVQTIVNALRQ
- a CDS encoding metal ABC transporter ATP-binding protein, with product MANNSNRTSPLSVEHLSMRYHHKPVLTDVSFNIPEGKSIAIVGPNGAGKSTLLKGIMGLEPMIEGQVNFFGQSLDKKRLSTAYVPQREEIDWDFPINVMDVVLMGRHGHLKLWQRPSNIDRQIAEKALKDLQMWDFKDRQISQLSGGQQQRVFLARALAQQANLYLMDEPFAGVDVATEKAIIELFKNLKQQGKTIICVHHDLNTVGEYFDWIIFINARLVAAGPAEEVLTKENLNKTYGGRLSLLNDLTEEMYRTQLNKAHDTD